The following coding sequences lie in one Benincasa hispida cultivar B227 chromosome 6, ASM972705v1, whole genome shotgun sequence genomic window:
- the LOC120079352 gene encoding peptidyl-prolyl cis-trans isomerase CYP23: protein MQRLRVLPIVAAHLFFAFFTITSAQDSHLGSARVVFQTNYGDIEFGFYPKVAPKTVDHIFKLVRLGCYNTNHFFRVDKGFVAQVADVVGGRLAPMNEEQRVEAEKTVVGEFSDVKHVRGILSMGRYDDPDSAQSSFSMLLGDAPHLDGKYAIFGKVTKGDNTLKKLEELPTRREGIFVMPTERITILSSYYYDTNLESCEEERSTLKQRLAASFVEIERQRMKCFP, encoded by the exons ATGCAGAGACTTCGTGTGCTGCCGATTGTCGCTGCTCATCTATTTTTTGCATTTTTCACCATCACTTCAGCTCAGGATTCCCATCTCGGATCTGCTCGTGTAGTATTTCAG ACGAATTATGGCGATATCGAATTCGGTTTCTACCCGAAGGTAGCACCCAAAACCGTTGACCACATCTTCAAACTTGTTCGTCTCGGATGCTATAACACCAATCACTTCTTTCGG GTTGACAAAGGGTTTGTGGCGCAAGTGGCAGATGTAGTGGGGGGAAGATTAGCTCCCATGAATGAGGAGCAAAGAGTGGAAGCTGAGAAGACTGTTGTTGGTGAATTTAGTGATGTTAAACATGTTAGAGGTATTCTTTCTATGGGGAG ATATGATGATCCAGACAGTGCTCAATCCTCTTTTTCTATGCTACTGGGAGATGCTCCTCACCTTGATGGAAAA TATGCAATCTTTGGAAAAGTTACCAAAGGCGACAATACATTGAAAAAACTTGAAGAACTTCCTACTCGCCGTGAGGGTATATTTGTAATG CCAACTGAGCGCATAACAATATTATCATCATACTATTACG ATACCAATTTGGAGAGTTGTGAAGAGGAGAGATCAACCTTGAAGCAAAGGCTTGCTGCGTCTTTTGTCGAGATTGAAAGACAG AGAATGAAATGCTTCCCCTAA